A genomic window from Sulfurimonas paralvinellae includes:
- a CDS encoding cytochrome C encodes MVKILFIFLAVTIFSLTTADAAIYKGQRVFIKKCLKCHKDGQNFISKYKRKHWKKLMKHKGKPLAELHLKSQKAKKSWKYFKSKRYAKKSKHLKQFLMEYAKDSGNVPACN; translated from the coding sequence ATGGTCAAAATTCTTTTTATATTTCTTGCAGTGACTATTTTTTCGTTAACGACAGCTGACGCGGCTATCTATAAAGGGCAGAGAGTTTTTATTAAGAAATGTCTGAAATGCCATAAAGACGGTCAAAATTTTATATCGAAATATAAACGAAAACATTGGAAAAAGCTGATGAAACATAAAGGGAAACCTCTAGCAGAACTTCACCTTAAGAGTCAAAAAGCAAAAAAATCCTGGAAATATTTTAAAAGTAAAAGATACGCTAAAAAATCAAAACACTTGAAACAGTTTCTTATGGAATATGCAAAAGACAGTGGAAATGTTCCTGCCTGTAACTAA
- the argH gene encoding argininosuccinate lyase — protein sequence MDKMWSGRFSAGASNLLDQFNASIMYDRKLYREDIEGSLAHAAMLAKQGILTHEELKQIKEGLSQVQKEIESGEFEWKISDEDLHMGIEKRLTQLIGDTGKKLHTARSRNDQVAVDFRRYVLRKNLEIAEAIKLLMEAILEVANKHTETLIPGMTHLQHAQPINFGFHLGAYLSMFKRDVERFEISFARNNISPLGCAALAGTPHNVDREYTAELLGFDSVSVNCLDTVSDRDFALEILFNISTMMMHISRLSEELVMWSSYEFGFIELSDEYSTGSSIMPQKKNPDVPELLRGKTGRVYGALVGLLTVMKGLPLAYNKDTQEDKEGVFDAVETAEISLEILKEAIKTMQVKPQNMEKACAIGHLSATDLADYLVEKCGIPFREAHFITGRAVAKGEELGVDLSKMEFKDLKEIDDRIQEDVMEYLGLRHSMNARTSQGGTSSERTKEQLEYFKDYLNTDKES from the coding sequence ATGGATAAAATGTGGTCAGGCCGCTTTAGTGCAGGCGCTTCAAACTTACTCGATCAATTCAATGCTTCAATTATGTATGACAGAAAACTCTATCGTGAGGATATCGAAGGTTCTCTTGCGCATGCGGCAATGCTTGCTAAACAGGGTATTCTGACTCATGAAGAGCTTAAACAGATCAAAGAGGGACTCTCTCAGGTGCAAAAAGAGATAGAATCAGGTGAATTTGAGTGGAAAATATCTGATGAAGATCTGCATATGGGGATTGAAAAACGTCTCACGCAGCTCATTGGCGATACAGGGAAGAAGCTCCATACTGCACGAAGTAGAAATGATCAGGTGGCTGTTGATTTTCGTCGCTATGTATTGCGTAAAAATTTGGAAATTGCAGAGGCGATTAAACTTCTTATGGAAGCGATACTTGAAGTTGCCAATAAGCATACGGAGACATTGATTCCCGGTATGACACACTTGCAACATGCACAGCCGATAAATTTCGGTTTTCATCTGGGTGCTTATCTCTCCATGTTCAAACGGGATGTTGAGCGTTTTGAGATATCCTTTGCAAGAAACAATATCTCTCCTCTTGGATGCGCAGCACTTGCAGGGACACCGCACAATGTAGATAGAGAGTATACGGCCGAGCTGCTTGGTTTTGACAGCGTGAGCGTGAACTGTCTTGATACGGTCAGTGACAGAGATTTTGCATTGGAGATTTTGTTTAACATCTCTACAATGATGATGCACATCTCACGTCTTTCAGAAGAACTGGTTATGTGGTCGAGCTATGAATTTGGTTTCATTGAACTCTCAGATGAATACTCAACGGGAAGCTCCATTATGCCGCAGAAGAAAAATCCAGATGTTCCTGAACTGTTACGCGGAAAAACAGGTCGTGTCTATGGCGCTTTAGTCGGACTTCTTACTGTTATGAAGGGTCTGCCTCTTGCATACAATAAAGATACGCAGGAAGATAAAGAGGGTGTTTTTGATGCTGTTGAAACAGCTGAGATCTCACTTGAGATCTTAAAAGAGGCCATAAAAACGATGCAGGTAAAACCACAAAATATGGAAAAAGCCTGTGCTATCGGACATCTTTCTGCAACGGATTTGGCAGATTATCTGGTAGAAAAATGCGGCATTCCATTCCGTGAAGCGCATTTCATTACAGGACGTGCTGTTGCAAAAGGAGAAGAACTTGGTGTCGATCTTTCAAAAATGGAGTTTAAAGACCTAAAAGAGATCGATGATCGTATACAAGAAGATGTGATGGAGTATTTAGGCCTTCGTCACTCTATGAACGCAAGAACTTCTCAAGGCGGAACATCAAGTGAGCGAACGAAAGAACAGCTTGAGTATTTTAAAGATTATCTCAATACAGACAAGGAGTCATAA
- a CDS encoding OsmC family protein produces MKVTITHKDAMKFEAKTEKSSFIIDCPTISPVEYFLSGIITCSATDIVLLPKNQGFTVTDLVVEGDATRAEDHPRKFTKLFLDYKFNSDGDDVQAARWVAASIETYCSTINTIRDTTEISYSVTHNGKVIRENEKVISGGGSNIDLGEIDACCS; encoded by the coding sequence ATGAAAGTAACGATTACACATAAGGATGCAATGAAGTTTGAGGCTAAGACTGAAAAAAGCAGTTTTATAATTGATTGTCCGACTATCTCTCCTGTAGAGTATTTTTTATCTGGGATTATTACCTGCAGCGCGACAGATATCGTACTGCTTCCAAAAAACCAGGGATTCACTGTGACGGATTTGGTAGTTGAAGGTGATGCAACACGTGCAGAGGATCATCCGAGAAAATTCACAAAACTCTTTTTAGATTACAAATTTAACTCTGATGGTGATGATGTTCAGGCTGCCCGCTGGGTTGCAGCTTCCATCGAGACATACTGTTCAACTATCAACACAATCCGTGATACAACAGAGATCAGTTACTCTGTGACACATAACGGTAAAGTCATCCGTGAAAATGAAAAAGTCATCAGCGGTGGCGGCAGTAACATCGACCTTGGCGAGATAGATGCCTGCTGTAGTTAG
- a CDS encoding transglycosylase SLT domain-containing protein has protein sequence MIKYIALCTLLAYAAHAASFTQYKLQTQKKFQQEKSKFQTYKSAQQRAFYNYLKELQKHWKKPILSTQKVFVTYTKDKKSRTLIDFKNNTLKIQTIANHKKNAEQKLAVALAKAVTFNAKDFYTDDELQQRLKKIEQENGLVSDNIDNTPVLAPVIFNQKPTKEKLFKYVKKTLHNNTISKTKGREENIYTLNIQLPNDATLKRSRIYYEDVKREAQSQKIPLSLIFAIIHSESSFNPMARSYIPAYGLMQIVPKTAGIDAYYYLYKQKRLLGSSYLYNAKNNIKMGSAYLHILYYSYLKDIKNPQSRLYCTIAAYNTGAGNVARAFVGTNNRYKAAQQINRLTPKEVYNQLLSDLRYKESKRYLVKVKRRMEIYKKLYKRES, from the coding sequence ATGATTAAATACATTGCACTGTGCACGCTTTTAGCCTATGCTGCACATGCTGCAAGTTTTACCCAATACAAACTGCAAACACAGAAAAAATTCCAACAGGAAAAATCAAAATTTCAAACATATAAATCAGCACAACAGAGAGCTTTTTATAACTATCTAAAAGAGTTGCAAAAACATTGGAAAAAACCGATTCTCAGCACTCAAAAAGTCTTTGTCACCTACACAAAAGACAAAAAAAGCCGCACACTCATAGACTTTAAGAACAACACTCTTAAAATCCAGACAATAGCAAATCATAAAAAAAATGCAGAGCAGAAACTGGCAGTTGCACTTGCCAAAGCCGTTACTTTTAATGCAAAAGATTTTTATACTGACGATGAACTGCAGCAACGACTGAAAAAAATTGAACAAGAAAATGGTCTTGTCAGTGACAACATAGACAACACACCTGTTTTGGCTCCCGTAATTTTCAATCAAAAACCAACAAAAGAAAAACTTTTCAAGTATGTCAAAAAAACACTTCACAACAATACAATAAGTAAGACAAAAGGACGAGAAGAAAATATTTATACGCTCAATATACAACTGCCAAACGATGCAACACTCAAACGCTCACGCATCTACTACGAGGATGTAAAAAGAGAAGCACAAAGCCAAAAAATCCCACTCTCTCTTATCTTTGCCATTATCCACTCAGAAAGCAGTTTCAATCCGATGGCGCGATCTTATATTCCAGCTTACGGTTTGATGCAGATCGTTCCAAAAACAGCCGGCATAGATGCCTATTACTATCTCTATAAACAAAAAAGACTGCTCGGCAGTTCTTACCTTTACAATGCAAAGAACAACATCAAAATGGGCAGTGCCTACCTGCATATTCTCTACTACAGCTATCTCAAAGATATCAAAAATCCTCAAAGCAGACTCTACTGCACCATCGCAGCCTATAATACAGGTGCAGGTAATGTTGCCAGGGCATTTGTCGGCACAAATAATCGATACAAGGCTGCTCAACAGATCAACCGCCTCACACCAAAAGAGGTTTACAATCAACTACTGAGTGATCTACGTTATAAAGAGTCAAAAAGATATTTGGTAAAAGTAAAAAGAAGAATGGAAATTTATAAAAAGCTTTATAAGAGGGAGAGTTAG
- a CDS encoding histidine triad nucleotide-binding protein, giving the protein MCLFCKIVNKEIPSNIVLEDENFLAFHDINPKAPVHILAIPKIHVDSFNEVSPETMAGMTSFIQQLAKETKLDKNGYRVITNIGENGGQEVKHLHFHVLGGAKLKWDHFSDADPKDFI; this is encoded by the coding sequence ATGTGTCTATTCTGTAAAATTGTCAACAAAGAGATACCATCAAATATAGTTTTAGAAGATGAGAATTTTTTGGCCTTTCATGATATCAATCCAAAAGCACCTGTTCATATTTTAGCCATCCCAAAGATCCACGTGGATAGTTTCAATGAAGTCTCTCCTGAAACCATGGCAGGCATGACAAGCTTTATTCAACAACTTGCAAAAGAGACGAAACTCGATAAAAACGGATACAGAGTCATCACAAATATCGGTGAAAACGGCGGACAGGAAGTAAAACATCTGCATTTTCATGTTCTCGGCGGAGCAAAACTTAAATGGGATCATTTTAGTGATGCCGATCCAAAAGATTTCATCTAA
- the pheS gene encoding phenylalanine--tRNA ligase subunit alpha has product MKEWYDKINNAESVASLEEIRIALFGKKGILAAEFAKMKDVPNEQKAQFAKDLNAHKQNLMNEFTAKKIVLETEALKEAMKAEAIDVSMFSTSSSAGALHPVMETMDRIVEYFSSMNFAVKTGQIVEDDFHNFEALNLPKYHPARDMQDTFYFKDEMLLRTHTSPVQIRTMLESKPPIRMIAPGAVFRRDYDLTHTPMFHQIEGLLVDEEGKVSFANLKFILEDFLKYMFGDVDVRFRPSFFPFTEPSAEVDISCVFCKGEGCRVCSHTGWLEVLGCGIVDPNVFEAVKYENVSGYAFGLGVERFAMLIHHIGDLRSLFEGDIKLLEQFQ; this is encoded by the coding sequence TTGAAAGAGTGGTACGATAAAATAAATAATGCAGAATCTGTTGCTTCGTTAGAAGAGATTCGTATTGCATTGTTTGGAAAAAAAGGCATTCTTGCCGCAGAATTTGCAAAGATGAAAGATGTTCCCAATGAACAAAAAGCACAGTTTGCAAAAGATCTGAATGCACATAAACAAAACCTAATGAATGAGTTCACTGCCAAAAAGATAGTGCTCGAAACTGAGGCTCTCAAAGAGGCTATGAAAGCAGAAGCCATTGATGTCTCTATGTTCTCTACATCAAGCTCAGCAGGTGCACTGCATCCTGTTATGGAGACGATGGACAGAATCGTAGAGTATTTCTCTTCTATGAATTTTGCAGTCAAAACTGGACAAATAGTCGAAGATGATTTTCATAACTTTGAAGCGTTGAATCTGCCGAAGTATCACCCTGCACGTGATATGCAGGATACTTTCTATTTTAAAGATGAGATGCTTCTGCGTACACACACTTCACCTGTGCAGATACGTACGATGCTCGAGAGTAAACCGCCGATCCGTATGATCGCTCCGGGTGCAGTTTTTCGCCGTGATTACGACCTCACACACACACCTATGTTCCATCAGATAGAAGGGCTTTTGGTTGATGAAGAAGGTAAGGTCTCTTTTGCAAACCTCAAATTCATCTTAGAAGACTTTTTAAAGTATATGTTTGGTGATGTAGATGTGCGTTTCCGCCCCTCTTTCTTCCCATTTACAGAACCTTCTGCGGAAGTTGATATCTCTTGTGTATTTTGTAAAGGAGAAGGATGCCGCGTCTGTTCACATACCGGATGGCTTGAAGTATTAGGGTGCGGTATCGTTGATCCTAATGTCTTTGAGGCTGTGAAATATGAAAATGTAAGCGGATACGCTTTTGGACTTGGCGTCGAGCGTTTTGCAATGCTGATCCATCACATAGGAGACCTTCGCTCACTTTTCGAAGGAGATATAAAGTTACTGGAGCAATTTCAATGA
- the pheT gene encoding phenylalanine--tRNA ligase subunit beta, whose product MIVTRSWLQEWIDLEGISTEDVAKTFNAIGLEVDRVHEYRIPPKIVFGKVLECEKHPDADKLNICKVDIGSATRQIVCGAANVRAGLFVAVATIGAVMPDGMAIKPVKLRGIDSEGMICSSSELGLPDTGKGIMELDSSIGSFKLGEELSANPVFNDDLIEIELTANRGDCLSIRGVARDLSAAFDRPIKEYAVTDNDEKRGIGRILSLVHEKDLDVNLRYKALDLKDLSLPFIVKLRLAQIDESRVCDVESIMLYVTHATGVILRAYKHDFFTKEGEKLGKVMLDEDEHGFACIENQDKEIASIVGIIQNDESKMKEPTGTVVLEASYIPPDIISKKMAEVKIEAGPMFYKTSRGSEPELEGGLSYCIDLIEKFSNSTTFSGSIELSKNFKEKIVIISKQEIDAIIGAEIDKVVITKILKNLGFDTSKSSTDKFVITVPQFRHDIVNKQDIVEEIVRMVGIDNIPSKPFLLKEANRLEDNYFAYKKRSVYRHKCAQSGFYESIHFVFDEKKVLQSYGFETTKEELELLNPIVQTLDTLRPTLLTGLLKAASQNVKNGYASVRLFEIGSVFTPLREESLKMGLLFSGEKEKESLANSGKPAKVDFGYFVQKIADIIGDVELREYETTHTLSHIYQSAAVVQNGEVIGELFRVHPEVEKAYDLDVTYLCELDFEKLSYELKIAEKKSKYQASFRDLSLVMPKDMSYEKVKSVINANATEELIRFYPVDRYTDEVLGDNMSLSIRFVLQSDEKTLEEEDITSAMDKILEALNRELGIGLR is encoded by the coding sequence ATGATAGTTACAAGATCTTGGTTACAAGAGTGGATAGACCTTGAAGGTATCTCAACTGAGGACGTTGCCAAAACATTTAATGCTATCGGTCTTGAAGTTGACAGAGTGCATGAGTATAGAATTCCTCCAAAGATAGTTTTTGGAAAAGTTCTGGAGTGTGAGAAACATCCTGATGCTGATAAGCTCAATATCTGTAAAGTTGATATAGGCTCTGCAACACGCCAGATTGTCTGTGGCGCTGCAAATGTACGTGCAGGACTGTTTGTAGCTGTTGCTACAATCGGGGCTGTTATGCCTGACGGTATGGCGATAAAACCGGTAAAACTTCGTGGTATTGACTCTGAGGGGATGATCTGTTCATCAAGTGAACTTGGACTTCCGGATACCGGAAAAGGAATCATGGAACTTGACAGCAGTATAGGCAGTTTTAAACTCGGTGAAGAGTTGTCTGCAAATCCAGTGTTCAATGATGACCTGATTGAGATCGAGCTGACTGCAAATCGCGGAGACTGTTTAAGTATCCGTGGTGTTGCACGAGATCTCTCAGCTGCTTTTGACAGACCGATAAAAGAGTATGCAGTTACAGACAATGATGAAAAACGCGGTATTGGGCGTATACTTTCTCTTGTTCATGAGAAAGATCTGGATGTGAACTTACGTTACAAGGCACTTGACCTCAAAGATCTTTCACTGCCGTTTATCGTAAAACTCAGACTGGCACAGATCGATGAAAGCAGAGTATGTGATGTAGAGTCTATAATGCTTTATGTCACACATGCGACAGGAGTGATTTTACGAGCTTATAAACATGATTTCTTTACAAAAGAAGGAGAGAAGTTAGGAAAAGTAATGCTTGATGAAGATGAACATGGTTTTGCTTGTATTGAAAATCAAGACAAAGAGATAGCTTCCATTGTAGGCATCATCCAAAATGATGAGTCAAAAATGAAAGAACCGACAGGTACGGTTGTTCTTGAAGCCTCTTATATTCCGCCGGATATTATTTCGAAAAAAATGGCTGAAGTCAAGATAGAAGCAGGACCGATGTTCTATAAAACTTCACGTGGAAGTGAACCGGAACTAGAAGGCGGACTCTCTTACTGTATCGATCTTATTGAGAAGTTTTCCAATTCGACGACATTCAGCGGAAGCATAGAACTCTCAAAAAACTTCAAAGAGAAGATAGTTATCATTTCAAAACAGGAGATCGATGCGATTATCGGTGCAGAGATTGACAAAGTCGTCATTACAAAGATCTTGAAAAATCTTGGTTTTGATACTTCAAAATCATCAACAGATAAATTTGTCATCACTGTCCCGCAATTCCGTCATGACATTGTAAACAAGCAGGATATTGTTGAAGAAATCGTGAGAATGGTGGGTATTGACAATATCCCATCCAAGCCGTTCTTACTCAAAGAGGCAAATAGACTTGAAGATAACTATTTTGCATATAAAAAACGTTCAGTATATAGACATAAATGTGCGCAAAGTGGTTTTTATGAGTCTATTCACTTCGTTTTTGATGAGAAAAAAGTGCTTCAATCATATGGGTTTGAGACGACAAAAGAGGAGCTTGAACTTTTAAATCCAATCGTTCAAACGCTTGATACGCTGCGTCCTACTCTTTTGACAGGGCTTTTAAAAGCGGCATCACAAAATGTCAAGAATGGCTATGCATCGGTGAGACTTTTTGAAATAGGTTCTGTCTTTACACCATTGCGTGAGGAGTCTTTAAAAATGGGATTGCTTTTTAGCGGTGAAAAAGAGAAAGAATCCCTTGCAAACAGCGGAAAACCTGCAAAAGTCGATTTTGGATATTTTGTGCAGAAGATCGCTGATATCATCGGTGATGTAGAGTTGCGTGAGTATGAGACTACGCATACACTTTCTCATATCTATCAATCTGCGGCCGTCGTGCAAAACGGTGAAGTGATTGGTGAACTCTTCAGAGTCCATCCTGAAGTTGAAAAAGCGTATGATCTTGATGTAACTTACCTTTGTGAACTTGATTTTGAAAAACTTTCGTATGAGCTTAAAATTGCAGAGAAAAAGTCAAAATATCAAGCTTCGTTCAGAGACCTCTCACTCGTTATGCCAAAAGATATGTCTTATGAGAAGGTAAAATCCGTCATTAATGCTAATGCGACAGAAGAGTTGATTCGTTTTTACCCTGTTGATAGATATACAGACGAAGTACTTGGAGATAATATGAGTCTCTCTATTAGATTTGTACTACAGTCCGATGAAAAAACACTTGAAGAAGAGGATATTACATCAGCGATGGATAAGATTCTTGAAGCACTCAACAGAGAACTTGGCATAGGACTGAGATAA
- the aroA gene encoding 3-phosphoshikimate 1-carboxyvinyltransferase, giving the protein MQKVRVSPAKDFSLAISEIAPDKSISHRSVMFAMLADGESVIENFLRAEDTLNSLEIVKNLGAKVEDDGKVITISSDGIKEPFEILDCGNSGTGMRLFCGLLSSAEGHFVLTGDKYLRRRPMKRVTQPLISIGAKIDGRENGDLAPISIRGASLKAFDYKSKIASAQVKSCMILAALRADGKCTYTEPELSRDHTERMLKGMGADVSVDGLKTTIKPMQNLLLPLKIRVPADPSSAFFFAVAAAITPGSEIVLEGVTLNPTRIEAFKMLEHMGADIAYELTDNKYEPIGNIRVKYAPLHGITVEHNISWLIDELPALSIAMACAKGESLVKNAEELRVKESDRIATVVEGLRACGIEVHEYKDGYKIVGGELKSAVVDSDGDHRIAMSFIIAGLKCGMEVTDLECINTSFPNFFELLQKITAVEFVS; this is encoded by the coding sequence ATGCAAAAAGTACGTGTATCGCCTGCAAAAGATTTTTCGCTTGCTATCTCTGAAATAGCACCGGACAAGTCGATTTCACACCGCTCTGTTATGTTTGCGATGCTGGCGGATGGAGAGAGTGTTATTGAAAACTTTTTACGTGCAGAAGATACGCTTAACTCTTTGGAGATCGTTAAAAATCTCGGTGCAAAAGTTGAAGATGACGGGAAAGTCATTACTATATCTTCCGATGGCATTAAAGAGCCGTTTGAAATTCTTGACTGTGGTAATTCGGGAACGGGAATGCGACTCTTTTGCGGGCTTTTAAGTTCAGCTGAGGGACATTTTGTACTGACAGGCGACAAATATCTTCGCCGTCGTCCCATGAAGCGTGTTACACAGCCGCTTATAAGCATAGGTGCAAAGATAGATGGTCGGGAAAATGGTGATTTAGCACCGATCTCTATTCGCGGAGCTTCTTTGAAAGCTTTTGATTATAAGAGTAAGATCGCTTCTGCACAGGTAAAATCATGTATGATATTAGCGGCACTCAGAGCAGATGGCAAGTGTACATACACGGAGCCGGAACTCTCACGCGACCATACAGAACGAATGCTTAAAGGCATGGGTGCGGATGTGAGCGTAGATGGACTTAAAACTACTATCAAACCGATGCAAAATCTTCTTTTGCCTTTAAAAATACGTGTACCTGCCGATCCGTCATCGGCTTTTTTCTTTGCAGTGGCAGCTGCCATTACTCCCGGAAGTGAAATAGTTTTAGAAGGTGTTACACTCAATCCTACACGTATTGAAGCATTTAAAATGCTTGAACATATGGGTGCGGACATAGCGTATGAACTAACTGACAATAAATATGAACCCATCGGAAATATCCGAGTAAAATATGCACCGCTTCATGGTATAACAGTTGAGCATAATATTTCGTGGCTTATTGATGAACTACCGGCACTTTCCATTGCTATGGCGTGTGCAAAGGGTGAGAGTCTGGTCAAAAATGCCGAGGAGCTTCGCGTCAAAGAGTCTGACAGAATTGCAACTGTTGTTGAGGGACTGCGTGCGTGCGGCATTGAAGTGCATGAGTATAAAGACGGTTATAAAATCGTTGGCGGCGAGTTGAAAAGCGCTGTAGTTGACAGTGACGGTGACCATAGAATTGCGATGAGCTTTATCATCGCAGGACTAAAATGCGGTATGGAAGTAACGGATCTTGAGTGTATAAATACCTCTTTTCCGAACTTTTTTGAACTGCTGCAAAAGATTACCGCTGTGGAGTTTGTTTCATGA
- a CDS encoding 4-hydroxy-3-methylbut-2-enyl diphosphate reductase, producing MKIELAENYGFCFGVKRAIKIAEENTNAATYGPLIHNSKEIARLDKDFKVGLVEDFQTFQPGDKAIVRTHGIVKDELQALKESGVDVVDATCPFVTKPQEIAQEMSEKGYSVVIFGDEKHPEIKGVKSYATHGALVVTEPKDLEDVKLHERVALIAQTTRKVEDYMEIANYLIPRHKEVRVFNTICNATFENQDAVRKLSKRADVMIIIGGKNSSNTKQLFNIAHENCSDSYHIEDEKELDFSWFDNKELCGISAGASTPDWIIQNVVDAIQAGVNS from the coding sequence ATGAAGATAGAACTGGCTGAAAATTACGGTTTTTGTTTTGGTGTAAAACGTGCGATCAAGATAGCTGAAGAAAATACCAATGCTGCGACATACGGTCCATTGATCCACAACTCAAAAGAGATTGCCAGACTTGATAAAGACTTCAAAGTCGGTCTTGTTGAGGATTTTCAGACATTTCAACCGGGTGACAAAGCGATTGTCCGAACACACGGTATTGTCAAAGATGAACTCCAAGCACTCAAAGAGAGCGGTGTGGATGTTGTTGATGCAACTTGTCCGTTTGTGACAAAACCGCAGGAAATCGCTCAGGAGATGAGTGAAAAAGGTTATAGTGTCGTTATCTTTGGTGATGAAAAGCATCCGGAGATAAAGGGAGTGAAATCCTATGCAACACATGGGGCATTGGTTGTAACTGAGCCAAAAGATCTTGAAGATGTGAAACTCCATGAGAGAGTCGCTCTCATTGCGCAGACAACAAGAAAAGTGGAAGATTATATGGAGATAGCGAACTATCTCATTCCTCGTCATAAAGAGGTGCGTGTGTTCAATACTATCTGCAATGCTACATTTGAAAATCAAGATGCCGTTCGCAAACTTTCAAAACGTGCCGATGTGATGATAATCATCGGCGGAAAAAATTCCTCAAACACAAAGCAGCTCTTTAATATTGCTCATGAAAACTGCTCTGATTCTTACCATATAGAAGATGAAAAAGAGTTGGATTTTTCATGGTTTGATAATAAGGAACTCTGCGGTATATCAGCAGGCGCATCAACTCCGGACTGGATCATTCAAAATGTCGTCGATGCAATTCAGGCAGGTGTCAATTCGTAA